One segment of Anastrepha obliqua isolate idAnaObli1 chromosome 3, idAnaObli1_1.0, whole genome shotgun sequence DNA contains the following:
- the LOC129240872 gene encoding protein pelota isoform X1, giving the protein MWIVKCANRAVDYLTDNILVNMRLVSRNFDKGSQGSVTLIPEESEDMWHTYNLIAEGDQVRSTTIRKVQNESVTGSSTSNRVRTTLTISVESIDFDTQACMLRLKGRNIEENQYVKMGAYHTLDLELNRKFELRKAEWDTIALERIEMACDPVQSSDLAAVVMQEGLAYLCLITASMTLVRSKIEVSIPRKRKGYTQQHEKGLVKFYESVMQGILRHVNFDIVKCVLIASPGFVRDQFFEYMFQQAVKADIKILLDNKSKFVLVRSSSGFKQALKEVLQDPSVMVKISDTKAVREVKVLEQFYTMLHSEPARAFYGKKHVMEAAKAMAIETLLISDNLFRCQDVNQRKEYVNLVESVREAGGEVKIFSSMHISGEQLANLTGIAAMLRFPMPELDDSGEDDDDDDSAASE; this is encoded by the exons ATGTGGATTGTAAAATGTGCGAACAGAGCCGTGGATTATTTAACTGATAACATCTTAGTT AACATGAGGCTGGTCAGCAGGAATTTTGATAAAGGCTCACAGGGTTCGGTAACCCTGATACCAGAAGAATCCGAAGATATGTGGCACACCTACAATCTGATTGCGGAAGGCGATCAAGTGCGGAGTACGACTATACGGAAGGTGCAAAATGAATCGGTGACAGGCTCATCGACGAGCAATCGTGTGCGCACTACACTCACAATAAGTGTTGAGTCCATAGATTTTGATACACAAGCTTGCATGCTACGCTTGAAGGGGCGCAATATTGAGGAGAACCAATACGTGAAGATGGGCGCCTATCACACACTTGATTTGGAGCTAAATCGAAAATTTGAGTTGCGCAAAGCCGAATGGGACACAATCGCACTGGAACGCATCGAAATGGCCTGCGACCCGGTGCAGTCCTCGGATTTAGCAGCAGTTGTAATGCAAGAGGGTCTGGCGTATTTATGTCTGATTACGGCTAGCATGACGCTGGTGCGAAGTAAAATTGAAGTCTCAATCCCGCGCAAGCGAAAAGGCTACACCCAACAGCACGAGAAGGGCTTGGTGAAATTCTACGAAAGCGTCATGCAGGGCATTTTGAGGCATGTCAATTTTGATATAGTCAAATGTGTGTTGATAGCATCGCCCGGTTTTGTGCGTGATCAATTCTTCGAATATATGTTCCAGCAAGCGGTCAAAGCTGATATCAAAATACTACTAgacaataaaagtaaattcGTACTTGTGCGTTCATCTTCGGGCTTCAAACAAGCGCTGAAAGAAGTGCTGCAAGATCCCAGTGTAATGGTGAAAATATCCGATACAAAAGCGGTTAGAGAGGTGAAGGTGCTTGAACAGTTCTACACCATGCTGCATTCTGAGCCAGCGAGagctttttatggcaaaaaacacGTGATGGAGGCGGCCAAAGCGATGGCGATAGAAACTTTGCTCATATCGGATAACCTATTCCGTTGTCAAGATGTCAATCAGCGTAAGGAATACGTAAATTTAGTTGAATCTGTGCGTGAAGCCGGTGGTGAAGTGAAAATATTCTCAAGCATGCATATCTCAGGAGAACAACTCGCCAATTTGACCGGCATAGCAGCTATGTTACGCTTTCCCATGCCTGAGCTGGACGACAGTGgggaagatgatgatgatgacgattcTGCCGCTTCggaataa
- the LOC129240872 gene encoding protein pelota isoform X3, with amino-acid sequence MRLVSRNFDKGSQGSVTLIPEESEDMWHTYNLIAEGDQVRSTTIRKVQNESVTGSSTSNRVRTTLTISVESIDFDTQACMLRLKGRNIEENQYVKMGAYHTLDLELNRKFELRKAEWDTIALERIEMACDPVQSSDLAAVVMQEGLAYLCLITASMTLVRSKIEVSIPRKRKGYTQQHEKGLVKFYESVMQGILRHVNFDIVKCVLIASPGFVRDQFFEYMFQQAVKADIKILLDNKSKFVLVRSSSGFKQALKEVLQDPSVMVKISDTKAVREVKVLEQFYTMLHSEPARAFYGKKHVMEAAKAMAIETLLISDNLFRCQDVNQRKEYVNLVESVREAGGEVKIFSSMHISGEQLANLTGIAAMLRFPMPELDDSGEDDDDDDSAASE; translated from the coding sequence ATGAGGCTGGTCAGCAGGAATTTTGATAAAGGCTCACAGGGTTCGGTAACCCTGATACCAGAAGAATCCGAAGATATGTGGCACACCTACAATCTGATTGCGGAAGGCGATCAAGTGCGGAGTACGACTATACGGAAGGTGCAAAATGAATCGGTGACAGGCTCATCGACGAGCAATCGTGTGCGCACTACACTCACAATAAGTGTTGAGTCCATAGATTTTGATACACAAGCTTGCATGCTACGCTTGAAGGGGCGCAATATTGAGGAGAACCAATACGTGAAGATGGGCGCCTATCACACACTTGATTTGGAGCTAAATCGAAAATTTGAGTTGCGCAAAGCCGAATGGGACACAATCGCACTGGAACGCATCGAAATGGCCTGCGACCCGGTGCAGTCCTCGGATTTAGCAGCAGTTGTAATGCAAGAGGGTCTGGCGTATTTATGTCTGATTACGGCTAGCATGACGCTGGTGCGAAGTAAAATTGAAGTCTCAATCCCGCGCAAGCGAAAAGGCTACACCCAACAGCACGAGAAGGGCTTGGTGAAATTCTACGAAAGCGTCATGCAGGGCATTTTGAGGCATGTCAATTTTGATATAGTCAAATGTGTGTTGATAGCATCGCCCGGTTTTGTGCGTGATCAATTCTTCGAATATATGTTCCAGCAAGCGGTCAAAGCTGATATCAAAATACTACTAgacaataaaagtaaattcGTACTTGTGCGTTCATCTTCGGGCTTCAAACAAGCGCTGAAAGAAGTGCTGCAAGATCCCAGTGTAATGGTGAAAATATCCGATACAAAAGCGGTTAGAGAGGTGAAGGTGCTTGAACAGTTCTACACCATGCTGCATTCTGAGCCAGCGAGagctttttatggcaaaaaacacGTGATGGAGGCGGCCAAAGCGATGGCGATAGAAACTTTGCTCATATCGGATAACCTATTCCGTTGTCAAGATGTCAATCAGCGTAAGGAATACGTAAATTTAGTTGAATCTGTGCGTGAAGCCGGTGGTGAAGTGAAAATATTCTCAAGCATGCATATCTCAGGAGAACAACTCGCCAATTTGACCGGCATAGCAGCTATGTTACGCTTTCCCATGCCTGAGCTGGACGACAGTGgggaagatgatgatgatgacgattcTGCCGCTTCggaataa
- the LOC129240872 gene encoding protein pelota isoform X2 translates to MIFNFGTKLFYLNMRLVSRNFDKGSQGSVTLIPEESEDMWHTYNLIAEGDQVRSTTIRKVQNESVTGSSTSNRVRTTLTISVESIDFDTQACMLRLKGRNIEENQYVKMGAYHTLDLELNRKFELRKAEWDTIALERIEMACDPVQSSDLAAVVMQEGLAYLCLITASMTLVRSKIEVSIPRKRKGYTQQHEKGLVKFYESVMQGILRHVNFDIVKCVLIASPGFVRDQFFEYMFQQAVKADIKILLDNKSKFVLVRSSSGFKQALKEVLQDPSVMVKISDTKAVREVKVLEQFYTMLHSEPARAFYGKKHVMEAAKAMAIETLLISDNLFRCQDVNQRKEYVNLVESVREAGGEVKIFSSMHISGEQLANLTGIAAMLRFPMPELDDSGEDDDDDDSAASE, encoded by the exons atgatttttaattttggcacaaaacttttttatttg AACATGAGGCTGGTCAGCAGGAATTTTGATAAAGGCTCACAGGGTTCGGTAACCCTGATACCAGAAGAATCCGAAGATATGTGGCACACCTACAATCTGATTGCGGAAGGCGATCAAGTGCGGAGTACGACTATACGGAAGGTGCAAAATGAATCGGTGACAGGCTCATCGACGAGCAATCGTGTGCGCACTACACTCACAATAAGTGTTGAGTCCATAGATTTTGATACACAAGCTTGCATGCTACGCTTGAAGGGGCGCAATATTGAGGAGAACCAATACGTGAAGATGGGCGCCTATCACACACTTGATTTGGAGCTAAATCGAAAATTTGAGTTGCGCAAAGCCGAATGGGACACAATCGCACTGGAACGCATCGAAATGGCCTGCGACCCGGTGCAGTCCTCGGATTTAGCAGCAGTTGTAATGCAAGAGGGTCTGGCGTATTTATGTCTGATTACGGCTAGCATGACGCTGGTGCGAAGTAAAATTGAAGTCTCAATCCCGCGCAAGCGAAAAGGCTACACCCAACAGCACGAGAAGGGCTTGGTGAAATTCTACGAAAGCGTCATGCAGGGCATTTTGAGGCATGTCAATTTTGATATAGTCAAATGTGTGTTGATAGCATCGCCCGGTTTTGTGCGTGATCAATTCTTCGAATATATGTTCCAGCAAGCGGTCAAAGCTGATATCAAAATACTACTAgacaataaaagtaaattcGTACTTGTGCGTTCATCTTCGGGCTTCAAACAAGCGCTGAAAGAAGTGCTGCAAGATCCCAGTGTAATGGTGAAAATATCCGATACAAAAGCGGTTAGAGAGGTGAAGGTGCTTGAACAGTTCTACACCATGCTGCATTCTGAGCCAGCGAGagctttttatggcaaaaaacacGTGATGGAGGCGGCCAAAGCGATGGCGATAGAAACTTTGCTCATATCGGATAACCTATTCCGTTGTCAAGATGTCAATCAGCGTAAGGAATACGTAAATTTAGTTGAATCTGTGCGTGAAGCCGGTGGTGAAGTGAAAATATTCTCAAGCATGCATATCTCAGGAGAACAACTCGCCAATTTGACCGGCATAGCAGCTATGTTACGCTTTCCCATGCCTGAGCTGGACGACAGTGgggaagatgatgatgatgacgattcTGCCGCTTCggaataa